The genomic interval CTATTCCAGGTCCACTGCTCGACCGCATGGAAATTATTCATTTATCCGGCTATATTCTGGAAGAAAAACTGGCCATTGCCAAACGTTTTTTATTGCCGAGACAAAGGGAAGAACATGGGTTGTCGCCACAAGAAGTTACGGTTACCGATGAAGCCCTAGCCTACATTATTGACCGTTATGCCAGAGAAGCCGGTGTACGGAACCTGGAAAACCAGTTGAAAAAAATTATGCGCCATGTTACGCTCCGCCTGGCAGAAGGGGAAAACCAGACTTTTGTGGTGACACCAGAAAATACGGCAGATTATCTGGGCAAACCCATTTATTCCACAGAAGAATTATATAACCAGGATATACCCGGTGTGGTATTAGGACTGGCCTATACGCCCATGGGTGGCACGACTTTATACATTGAAGCCAATGCCATTAAGAGCAACACTGGTGGATTTAAACAAACCGGACAGCTGGGTAAAGTCATGCAGGAGTCGGCAGAAATCGCCTATTCATATATCCGGGCCAGAAATACGGATGGCATAAAAGACTTCTTCGATGAACATATCATTCACTTGCATGTACCGGCTGGTGCCACTCCTAAAGATGGGCCTTCTGCCGGAGTAACCATGGCCTTGGCATTGTATTCCCTGGCTACCCATCAGGCTTTGCCCAGGCAACTGGCCATGACCGGAGAACTTACACTTACCGGAAAAGTATTGCCTATCGGAGGGGTAAGGGAAAAAACCATTGCCGCCCGCAGGGTGGGTGTCCGTGAAATTATTTTACCCAAAGACAATCAGAAAGATTATGAGGAACTGCCTTCATATATCCGGGAGGGCATGCAGGTACATTATATAAATAGGTTTGATGATGTACTTTCAGTAGTTTTTTCATAAGTGGCAGTTCGCTTATTTACCTGGTTTGTATAATGGATATAAGAAGCAAAAACCTATATTGCAGCCTCTTTTACCTATTTCTTTACTCCAACTATCCTTACCATGAAAACAGAAAAACAAAAAATGCTGGACGGAGAATTGTATGATCCACTGGACAAAGTACTGGTTGATGAGCGCCTGCGTACCAGGTTGCTTATCAAGGAATTGAATGACACCAGAGAAGATCAGATTGAAGAGCGCACCCGTATTTTAAAGGACTTAATTCCCAATGCAGGAACAGGTTTATGGTTGCAGCCGCCGTTCTATTGCGACTATGGAAGTTATATGATTGTAGGCGAAAAAGTATTTTTCAATTTTAACTGTGTCGTGCTGGATGTAACCTATGTGAAGATCGGCAGCCGGACCTTATTTGGCCCGAATGTTCAGATTTATACAGCTACCCACCCTATGGATCATAAAGAAAGATCATCCGGAGTAGAATATGCCAAACCTATTACCATTGGCGAAGATGTATGGGTAGGAGGCAGTGCCGTGATCTGTCCGGGCGTTACCATTGGTGACCGTACCATTATCGGAGCAGGCAGTGTGGTTACCAAAGATATTCCCTCTGATGTGTTTGCTGCCGGAAATCCTTGCCGGGTGATCAGGCACTTAACGCCAAAAGAATAAATCACAGAAGAGGAGAGAGGAATCTATCTTCGTTCGCTTAACTGAAGAATATTTTTATTCAGCAGGATTCGTTTCTGGAAGTGCTGTAGGTATGATGGCTTTTTCTTTCGCTTTCTTTTTACCATACCAGAAAGCCCAAAGGCTGATTAGAGCGGACAGAATATACACTGCAGGCAAATATCTTTTGTGTTGCAGGTACAAATCAATGCTGGTAATGAAAAGGACGAGAACGCCGGTAAGTTGAAGCGCATCCAGGTGAGAGGATTTTAAACGCTGGACGAGAAAGGCGGCAATTATAAAAATACACCCGGCCACCAGATACAAGCCTCCAAAAAGATAGTTTCCCTGATCTAATAGATCCAGGCCGGCGAGAAAAGATGGAAAGCCACTTAACAGGAAAATGAGCCGGTTTAACTTATAAACTTCCCATTTTTTGAGAAGTTTTTTTGTTTCTGTTTTTGACATATCTCAAAATATACAAAGAAATTGAAAAGTATGTAAGCTGCTATCTGTTAAAATGTAAAAGATAGCTTAGTTTTGCAGTTTATTCTTATTGCCTATGCTGACGGAACTATCCAAAACCTATAATCCGGCTACTGTTGAAGATAAATGGTACCAATACTGGCTGGACCATAAATTTTTTGCTTCTTCGCCCAACCCGGATAAAGAGCCCTATACCATTGTGATTCCTCCGCCCAATGTAACCGGGGTTTTACACATGGGGCATATGCTCAATAATACTATCCAGGATGTACTGGTCCGCAAAGCACGTATGGAAGGAAAAGAAGCGCTGTGGGTGCCCGGAACCGATCATGCTTCTATCGCTACAGAAGCCAAAGTGGTGGCTATGCTGAAAGAAAGAGGCATTTCTAAAAAGGATATTTCCAGGGAGGAGTTCTTGAAATATGCCTGGGAATGGAAAGAGAAATATGGCGGAATTATTTTGCAGCAGCTCAAAAAATTAGGTGCTTCCTGCGACTGGGACCGTACCCGGTTTACGATGGAAGACGTAATGACTGAGTCAGTAATCGGTGTATTCGTAGACCTCTATAAAAAAGGCCATATTTACCGGGGTATTCGAATGGTCAACTGGGACCCCCAGGGAAAAACTGCCCTTTCCGATGAAGAGGTTATTTATAAAGATGTTCAATCCAAACTGTATTACATCCGGTATCAGCTTGCAGACAATCAACAATCAACAACCGGCAGCTATGTAACCATTGCCACTACGAGGCCGGAAACGATCATGGCAGACACTGCCGTTTGTATTAACCCCAATGACAAGCGGTATTTCCACCTGCATGGCAAAAAAGTACTGATTCCGCTCATCAACAAAGAAATTCCGATCATACTGGACGAATATGTGACGATGGATTTTGGAACCGGCTGCCTGAAAGTAACACCTGCCCATGACCTGAATGACTATGAACTTGGCCTGAAACACAAACTGCCGGTAGTAGATATTCTCAACGACGATGGTACTTTGAATGCCAATGCACAGATTTATGTAGGTATGGACCGGTTTGCGGTGCGTAAAAAGATTGCTGCTGACCTGGAAACTGCCGGGCAGATAGAAAAAGTTGAAGAATACAAAAGTAATATAGGCTATTCTGAGCGTACCAATGCGGTAATCGAACCGAAATTATCCCTACAGTGGTTTTTGAAACTGAGCGAAATTTCAAAGCCAGCCCTAGAAAATGTGATGAACGATACCATACGCTTGCATCCATCCAAGTTTAAAAATATGTATCGGAGCTGGATGGAAAATGTACACGACTGGTGTGTTTCCAGGCAGTTGTGGTGGGGGCAGCGGATTCCGGCCTATTACCTGCCCGATGGCTCTTTTGTAGTGGCCAGAAATGCAGAAGAAGCGCTCGAATTAGCAAAACAAACAGCCAATAACCAACAATTAACACCTAACGACCTTAACCAAGATGAGGATGTACTCGATACCTGGTTCTCATCCTGGCTG from Rhodocytophaga rosea carries:
- a CDS encoding sugar O-acetyltransferase — protein: MKTEKQKMLDGELYDPLDKVLVDERLRTRLLIKELNDTREDQIEERTRILKDLIPNAGTGLWLQPPFYCDYGSYMIVGEKVFFNFNCVVLDVTYVKIGSRTLFGPNVQIYTATHPMDHKERSSGVEYAKPITIGEDVWVGGSAVICPGVTIGDRTIIGAGSVVTKDIPSDVFAAGNPCRVIRHLTPKE
- a CDS encoding valine--tRNA ligase, which gives rise to MLTELSKTYNPATVEDKWYQYWLDHKFFASSPNPDKEPYTIVIPPPNVTGVLHMGHMLNNTIQDVLVRKARMEGKEALWVPGTDHASIATEAKVVAMLKERGISKKDISREEFLKYAWEWKEKYGGIILQQLKKLGASCDWDRTRFTMEDVMTESVIGVFVDLYKKGHIYRGIRMVNWDPQGKTALSDEEVIYKDVQSKLYYIRYQLADNQQSTTGSYVTIATTRPETIMADTAVCINPNDKRYFHLHGKKVLIPLINKEIPIILDEYVTMDFGTGCLKVTPAHDLNDYELGLKHKLPVVDILNDDGTLNANAQIYVGMDRFAVRKKIAADLETAGQIEKVEEYKSNIGYSERTNAVIEPKLSLQWFLKLSEISKPALENVMNDTIRLHPSKFKNMYRSWMENVHDWCVSRQLWWGQRIPAYYLPDGSFVVARNAEEALELAKQTANNQQLTPNDLNQDEDVLDTWFSSWLWPITVFDGFKNPDNPDINYYYPTNDLVSAPEILFFWIARMIIAGYEYKGEAPFRNVYLTGIVRDKEGRKMSKQLGNSPDPLELIEKYGADGIRTGMLFSSPAGNDLLFDEKLCEQGRSFTTKIWNAFRLVKGWEVKAETTSQEAQSNQVAIQWFEARFNEALAEIEDHFSKYRMSDAVLSVQDLAKEDFCNWYLEMVKPPYQQPIDKATYEATLDFFERVLKVVHPFMPFITEELWHEIRPREDKDCIIVASWPKVGKTDTSVTAQASIAFDIIRQVRKTRDTKGLSPKTSLDLLVLCNNQDLYQKFGGVIRKLANVSDIRFVTDKVEGAVNFVVKGDEFFIPLEGDLDVAAELEKIEKELEYAKGFLESVDKKLSNERFVANAKESVVAAERQKKADAEVKIKVLEETLNRLRGMQ